The nucleotide sequence ATATCGTCTCCTCACAACCAGAAGTAATCTTGATGAAGAAGGCTTAGTGAGAAAATGGACATTTGGACAGCGATGTGTCAATATGCAAAACAAAATCCTACTGATGGTAGGAGAAACTGGAACAGGCAAAACTACTCTGATCAGTGCCATGGTAAATCATATACTTGGGGTGAAGTTTACAGATAAAGTCTGGTTTGAGATTACAGAAGATGGAGGAGATAATCACATGTCAGATCAGTCAAAAAGTCAAACAACTGAAATCACCGTGTATGAGGTCTTTTCCCAACCAAACCCAATATCTCTTACTATTATTGACACTCCAGGTTATGGAGACACCAGGGGAAAAGAATATGATGAACAGATTGCTGACAACCTTAGTAAACTGTTCCGCAATGACACTGGAGTGAAAGAAATTGATgcagtgtgtctggtagtgaaggCATCTGAGAATCGACTCACTGACAGACAGCACTACATCTTTGATGCAGTTTTGTCCTTATTTGGTAAAGACATAGAGAACAACATTGTCATATTTATCACTCACTCAGATGGACTGCCTCCAAAAGATGCTCTTAATGCCATCAAGAATGCAGCAATAGCCTgcaggaaaaatgaaagaaatgaaccagagcattttttatttaacaatcgTCAAACTGAAGAAAGGAGACCGGAGTATAACAGAGCTCTCCAGGCAGCTTGGGATACAGCAGCAGACAGTTTGAAATATTTCTTCTCCTCCCtgaaagaacagaacagaaaaagctTAGAGCAGACCGAAAGTGTTCTGATTCAGTCCAAACGACTTGAAGCCTGTATTTCTAATCTACAAAGCCGTATTGAGTTCGTAGACTGCAAAGTTAATGAACTGACTCAGATCCAGAAAGCCCTTGAGGAAAACCAAGAAAAGATTAAGAAAAAGGAAAACTTTACTTTTACTGTCATCAAGTCCTACAAAAAGTATGTTTCCCTTTCCAAAAATGCCTCTTGTCAGGACAGAAAGGTCACCAGTTGCACTGTATGTAAGGAGAACTGTCATGAATATAACTGCTGGTTGACCCCCAATGCTTTGTGGTGTGAAGTCATTAAAAGAGAGTACTGCACTTCATGCACAGGTAAATGTCATTTCACTAAACATgtcagagagagcaagaaataTGTTATAGACATAAAAAAGACCACAATGACATATAATGATCTCAATACAAATCCTcaattcaaaagaaacaatAATCCACAATCAGATATCAACTTTGACTCAGAGTCCTTTGAAAGTGTAAAACGGGACCTGCAATgcaaaaagaaacaggaagaggaGAAGTTAAGGATAGAGAGGAGACTGAATGAAGAACTGATCAAGACTGTAAAGGAGAAGACTGATCTGCTGGAAGAAGCCTACACCACCATCATGGAACTGTCTGAGATTGCTTTAAAGACAGACTCTGCTTTCATTGTTCAGTCTCTTGACTTCTTGATCCCTCGAGCTGTGGAAACTGGAGAATACTTCCTTGCTCAGAAACtgagagagctgagagagaTTCCGTCTGAATCACAGGAAAGAGTTAATGCTGCAATGGCATATGCAAGAGCAGGTATCAGTAAACTGTTCCTGggatataaatgaatatagatTAAACATGGCCATGTAACATATACAAATGGAATTCTGGACATATATGAATCAGGTCTgctgtttttttcatttaataaaatgagttgtgtttatttattaatgttcttGTTTAAGACTTTGTTTTTGGTAATCATTGAAAATCATTGATGAGCCAttatgatatgatttttttttaatcatgtacCATGTTACCTGTGAAGCTATTCTGTTAATGAATAGATCCTTTCAAATTGATTTAACttaattaatttgttattaATTCCATTCATTCTAGTGTTCTCTGTGTAACTATCTGTTTATACGACTCTCATTAAATATCTTGTAACTGCAATGTGTCTGAGACATCCATCTAACAAATAACGTTAAATGCTCAGTAATTCATATTTTAGTTGATAATAATAAGAACTATTATGGTTAGAAGGTAAATTTACAACTTaccttttaaaaaacataaataatctgCTATAATATTTGCATTCTGTTTCACAAGTGTTAACATTGATTGAGTACTTGGTTTGTCATGGGGCTGAAGGGGGATGCtgatttctttatttcagtGCTGAACCAAGCTACTGGGTTGAAAGAGAGGAACATAAACTGTGGAAAAGTGAAACAAACTATCACACTATCAATTTCAAAGATGAGACCAAAGACTCAAAACCTGTAGGATTACCTTCAGCTAGTCTGGAAGGGAAATGTCCAAGATATTCATGATAGCATTATCCTATAATACATAAGTAGTAGTAAAATAAGTTAATAAGTAGCTAATGAAATGTACCATATAAAATGTACTGGTAAACAACAGTCAACATttaaacttttataataataaacatttataaacataaataataaacatttatgacTTATTTTTGGGTTCACTGTTTCGAAAAGCTTCTGCAATGTCCACCAGCATAGAGAATTACtaagtaacagtagtagttaaAAGTGGTACCGTCCACAGTGGAGGTATTCTAAAAAGAAATTTACGTATGTATGTGAGGGTTAAGGTAATATATTTTTGATAATTTAAAATACTAACTGGAATTATATTGTCCAAATTACATTCAGAAACCCTTCAATGGCATAAGAATATGTCCATTTTACTGTAGTGTCTGCTGCAAGCAAATTCATCATTAcactctgtggaaaaaaaacaacaattttgGGAAGAGAATAAATTTAGTACAGGGAAACAATGTAGTCAAAACTGGAATAGAgtaatttttcatttgtttggcTGCAGAAATCTGTGCTTGTTTCTAGTTACTGTTCTttgctagtggagtttgtgaggGTTCGATGCAGGCCATTTTATTTACCTCGGGAATGCACCACTGAGCTTcatcccagagccttaacccttTAAGCTACCACCACACTTAGGAAAGAGACTAAGGGCTGGAAGAAAAAAGCTTCAAAAGaacaaatagaaaaataaaatgtcaggaAGAACTGACTCAGAAATGAATACACTCTACTCTTCTGAAAGCTAGGACCTGGGGGTAGACAGAGAAACTCTACAAGATCCAAAACCTTTGGTTTGACAAAGCAAAAAAGCTTGAGATGAACAAATTTTTAATCAAATTACCTACTCAGTCTCAGTACAACATATGATAAGGAAAACTCAAGACTGAACATTTGAACAATTTAAAAGCAGTCATTAAAGGTTGAAGCTGATTATTACTATTGAGTGGCAGTTCGCTGTCTCCCTCTGGTGTCAAGCTATGGATATCTGTCCTTTTCAATAATGGAGTTAGGTTgcaaaatatgtttaatatttgtcccctctgtttattaaaattttacaCCAGACGTCACTCAGAATTTCAAAGCTTCATTAATATGCACTGTTTTTTGCAAAGTTTAAATATAATGTGCAAATGTCTGTACTGACTGTCTGTTGTCATCACTACTTCTGACCAAATAAAACTTGCaataaaagtcagaattgcagCTGACCTCAGTTATGCAATAAGGAATAATTATTGTACTTTGCAGGCtctaaaaataatgaacatagTACAAATGGTAGAATAAACACAAGCAACCATTTGTGTGTAAACATTAACCACATATGCTAGATCATGCATGAATCTATACGTTGGAATCATAATATTGATTTTTGTTCCAGACACAAGAGGACTTAAGAGCATTTAGAGTGTATTTAAGTAAGGTGATGATTGGTTACAGGTGTTGCATAGGaggtgaaaatgaaaagaacatTTAAAGAATACATGGGTAATAGAGAATTTGAAAGTGAGCTGAAAAGTATGTTTGAAAAGTTTAAAATACAttgcaaagaaagaaacaaaaaaacaaaacaaagagttTATGATTGCTCTAGAGCCTGATGAAGGGAAAAACATGCATGAAACATGGTTCAAAGCAAAgctttttatgtatttttttaagttgTATGAAAAAAATGTGCTTAAATGCAAGGTGCTAAGCACTTTCATTGTTAACAGATGTCTGAAACCACATAATTCTGGACAACCTGTTTGCCCAACAACACCATTTTTCAGATAGaagtggatgtggatctgtgatCTACTTAAGACTACAGAATTGTAACAGTGCTGTTCACATCTGCCAGTAAAACCAGATACTGTACCATTCCTTTTTTAGGGAACAACTTTAGCTTTGAACTGGTAAATTCTTGTTCTTGGACTGACAGCACATCTGCCCTGAAAATATATtaggaatgaaaaaaagaaattttgtaCCTTTGTGGCATACAGGATTTCTTCAGTCAGAGAAAATTCAGATGTTACACAGTGGAGGTAAATTCATACTTCACAAAACCCTGCAGATGGTGCATCCAAGGGAAAAACTGTACAGAAGTTCATAGCCAGCAAGAGATGGTTAAATGGACCAGAGTTTCTGAAAGAAGCAATTCAAAGTGGTCAAAATACAACACTGAATCAAGCATTACTGATGATGATCCAGAACTCAAGAAAGAGCTCTAAACAAATGTTCTATGTGTTGCGGACACCAAGAATGCAACCCATAGGCTGATAAATTACTTTTCTGATTAGAAAAGACTCAGAAAGACAACAgttgtgtaatgagtgtaatgtgtaatgaaaATTTATATGTGAAATAagctaccaaaaaaaaacaacaactgatgAAGACATTAAATGATTCCAATTTATTGCAACAAGCCAAAGCTTTTAGATAGTGTCTGCCTACAAATGACTTTTCTGAGGCAGAAAACATCTATTATCCAGTTCTGAAGTTAGAAAAGACAGTGCAGTTCACCAACTAAGCCCCATTTTATAAGATTATAGATTTCTAAGAATCAGTGGGAGGTTATGCAAAGCTTCTATGCCCGAAGAAATGAAACATCCTAATATTGTATCTAAAGATCAACAAATTTCCAAACTGATTcttagtcatattcatgtacAGAGTGTCCACAGAAGAAACCCCATGCTCTCTATATTAAGAGAAAAATACTGGATCACCCATAGCAATGAATCAACTGGAAAAATCTTTTCAAGCTTCTGCAGATGGCACAGAGGTAAGCTAGGCAAGCAAAAATGGCAGACCTACCCGTAGAAATGATAACTGTTAATCtacatacatttacaaatatagGAGAAAATGTTTTGACACAGTTGGTGTAAAATGAATTGCACTTGTGAAATGCTAGGACGTAATGTTTATATGCATGGCCAGTAAAACAGTTTATTTAAAGGTTCCATACTTACTGGACACTGATTCATGCATCAATTCTTTGTGACAATTCAAAACAGAACAAGTATGTAGATTTAAGGTCCCATATATATTtgaatgaattttaaaataaaataaggatgaTCGCCTGAAACAAAATGATTTGTTGTCCAGAGATAAAGATGCATAACTAATTAACAGGAAAACTATAAACTTGAATAACATGAAAATTCATGCACAAAAAGAtttttcacaaatatttcatttggttagggtcagtgtcactactggtagcatgaggcTGTAACTGGACCgtacagaggttgcacaggcagtcgaactcctccaggatggcacatcagTACGTGCCTTTtccagaaggtttgctgtgtctcccagcacagtctcaagagcatggaggaaaTTCCAGGAGACAAGAAGTTACTCAAGGTGAGCTGGACAGGGCCatagaaggtccttaacccatcagcaggatgggaatctgctcctttgtgcaaggaggaacaggataAGCACTACCAcagccctacaaaatgacctctaGCAGGCCACTGGTAAaggtgtgaatgtctctgaccaaacaattagaaacagacttcatgagggtggCCTGAGGGCCCAATGTCCTCCACTGGGCCCTGTGCTCACTGTCCGGCACTGTGGAGCACAATTGGCATTAGCCATGGAAGACCAGTAGTTTAACCACAAGGTGACAGCATACTGCTTTAGTGTAGAGGTGGTGCTTTGTCTTCTCTAAGAAGAAGCTGCAATAGTTCTGTGAAAAAGAATGTAGCGTGTGCTGAATGAGTCAAAAGGATCTACTTGTCCAGTTACTGATTACTAAAGGACAGAACAATTTGGCAATGATGGTTTCCATGCTCATGCCTGCACCTTTTCTGCCATGAAGTGGAGAGCCTGCGATTCCTTTCAGCCAGTCGTTGCTAAAATTCTGTGGACATGTCATTTACAAGCATGGAATTTTCTAAGATGATGAACACGTTTGCAATCATTGATGCCCCTGCACCACATGACCTTGCTTCTCTGTGTTCCTTTTTGGGACTGATTTTGTGGTACAGCAAATTTCTACCTAACTTTCCTTCTGTTGCTAAGCCATTGTGTGCACTGCTGAGAGATGCATTAGATGCTAAGTTTGAATGGACTGCTTCTGGTGATTGCAGCTTTAAAACACTGAAAGAACTGCTTTCTAGAACCCCAGTGCTGGCATGGTTTGACCCTTCTCTTCCTATAATAGAGACAGATGCATAATACTATGGACTGGGAGGTATTTTGACACAACTACACCCAGACAATGTTAAGGGGACTTGTAGCGTTCTCTTCTAGGAACCCTACCTCAGCCGAAAGTATATACTCTATGGTCGAGAAGGAAGTGTTGGCTGTAGAAAAAATGGCTGCAGTATTTGTGGGGTCAACACTAAGGACAGATCATCGTGCACTCACTACACTAGTGGCAACCAAGGGTTTTGACTGGGCTGGTATGCATGTTGCCAGGTGTTCAGTGCGCTTGCTTTCATACATGTATGATGTAGTATACCAACCTGGAAGCCTTAACTGTGCTTCAGATTGTTTATCTAGGTTGCCATTGCCTTTGCCTGTGGAGGATATAATTTCTGCTTTGGAATTCTGTCCAGAgttagttatgctgcatttaCAATTCAGGCAGGGTTGGCCACAAAATAGCCATGGGCTGGATCCTGTTCTGGTGCCTTTCTTTCAAATCCATAATGAactgtgtgttgatggtgtgctgGTGATGAGAGGTGAACATTGTGTTATTGTTCCTTCTGCGTTACGCAGTCAGCTGGTAAACCTGGCACATGAGACACAACTAAAAGAATTGTTCAAACCAAACGAAGGCTGTGTGAATTATTTTGGTGGAactgctctgatccagtcgtctaactcgctcaaatccttacacttacccatatttcctgcttctaacacatcaactttgagaacaaaatgttaacttgctgcctaatatatgccacccactaacaggtgccatgatgaggaggttattcacttcacctctcagtgctcataatgttatggcagaTCGCTGTATATACAAGTACAtctaaaaaaattagaatatcatgaaaaaggtcaatattttttgtcactcagttcagaaagtgaaacccatatattatatagattcattacacatagagtgaaatatttcaagcttttatttcttgaaattgtgatgattatggcttacagataaggaaaacccaaaattctgtgtctcagaaaattagaatattacataagatcaataaaaaaaggatatttcgaacagaaatgtcaggcttctgaaaagtatgttcatttctatgcactcaatacttcGTTGCGCCT is from Hemibagrus wyckioides isolate EC202008001 linkage group LG07, SWU_Hwy_1.0, whole genome shotgun sequence and encodes:
- the LOC131356448 gene encoding uncharacterized protein LOC131356448, whose amino-acid sequence is MATGSQESSSTVHDLIQKSKLISEGPPARYRLLTTRSNLDEEGLVRKWTFGQRCVNMQNKILLMVGETGTGKTTLISAMVNHILGVKFTDKVWFEITEDGGDNHMSDQSKSQTTEITVYEVFSQPNPISLTIIDTPGYGDTRGKEYDEQIADNLSKLFRNDTGVKEIDAVCLVVKASENRLTDRQHYIFDAVLSLFGKDIENNIVIFITHSDGLPPKDALNAIKNAAIACRKNERNEPEHFLFNNRQTEERRPEYNRALQAAWDTAADSLKYFFSSLKEQNRKSLEQTESVLIQSKRLEACISNLQSRIEFVDCKVNELTQIQKALEENQEKIKKKENFTFTVIKSYKKYVSLSKNASCQDRKVTSCTVCKENCHEYNCWLTPNALWCEVIKREYCTSCTGKCHFTKHVRESKKYVIDIKKTTMTYNDLNTNPQFKRNNNPQSDINFDSESFESVKRDLQCKKKQEEEKLRIERRLNEELIKTVKEKTDLLEEAYTTIMELSEIALKTDSAFIVQSLDFLIPRAVETGEYFLAQKLRELREIPSESQERVNAAMAYARAGISKLFLGYK